One Nitrospira sp. DNA window includes the following coding sequences:
- a CDS encoding DNA polymerase IV, which translates to MSARWARQILFGDIDAMFASAAVLADPSLAGKPVAVGGPPPRGIIAAASYAVRRYGVRSAMPTIQALRLCPDLILVPPDRPLYSRLHRQLQEVTDRFFPETEWTSIDEFYAETTRLQTRHPDPQELGLALKTDIHLTTGLTCTIALASGKTVAKIAADTHKPDGLAVIEPGSEASFLAPLPIRSLPGIGPKSAEAIERIGLRAIGELLEPRFTTSLLRLFGTGLTALQSLAQGHDNEPVVADREAKSVSHETTFDQDTDDPALLEPIVHGFLEQLTHDLRREGLAAGSFTVKLKDAHFHITTRQRKFSTPLNYDPDMWPDISRALKGLLQPRTRYRLVGLGLSDLAPASEPLFDRRQRDAVAVLDRLIERHGKGVVRLGGLPQVRDDPAKRRGRPGGVKPDAREEGH; encoded by the coding sequence ATGTCCGCACGCTGGGCAAGGCAAATTCTCTTCGGTGATATCGACGCCATGTTTGCGTCTGCCGCTGTCCTGGCCGACCCGTCGTTGGCGGGTAAGCCGGTCGCAGTCGGCGGTCCGCCGCCGCGCGGCATCATCGCCGCCGCCAGCTATGCAGTCCGTCGTTATGGCGTGCGGTCCGCCATGCCGACCATCCAGGCCCTGCGACTCTGTCCCGACCTCATCCTCGTGCCGCCCGATCGACCGCTCTACTCTCGATTGCACCGTCAATTACAGGAAGTCACGGATCGATTTTTCCCGGAAACCGAATGGACGAGTATCGATGAATTTTATGCGGAGACGACCAGGCTGCAGACCCGCCATCCCGATCCGCAGGAGCTGGGGCTGGCCCTTAAAACCGACATTCACCTGACAACCGGCCTGACCTGCACCATTGCCCTGGCCTCCGGCAAAACCGTCGCAAAAATCGCCGCCGACACGCACAAGCCGGACGGGCTGGCGGTGATTGAGCCCGGTTCCGAAGCTTCGTTTCTCGCGCCGCTGCCGATCCGCTCGTTACCGGGCATCGGGCCCAAATCGGCCGAGGCAATCGAACGAATCGGGCTCCGTGCCATCGGCGAGCTGCTGGAACCTCGCTTCACAACCTCCTTGCTCCGCCTGTTCGGTACCGGCCTGACGGCGCTTCAGTCGCTTGCCCAAGGCCACGACAACGAGCCGGTGGTCGCAGATCGTGAAGCCAAGAGCGTAAGCCATGAGACGACCTTCGACCAGGACACCGACGACCCGGCCCTGCTGGAACCGATCGTCCATGGGTTTCTCGAACAGCTCACGCACGACCTGCGACGGGAGGGCTTGGCCGCCGGCTCGTTCACCGTGAAGCTGAAGGACGCGCATTTCCACATCACCACGAGGCAGCGGAAATTCTCCACGCCCTTGAACTACGATCCGGACATGTGGCCCGACATCAGCCGGGCGTTGAAAGGCCTGCTGCAGCCGCGAACACGATATCGTCTCGTGGGCCTGGGCCTGTCGGACCTCGCCCCGGCGTCTGAGCCGCTCTTCGACCGGCGACAGCGAGACGCGGTGGCGGTGCTCGATCGATTGATCGAACGGCACGGCAAGGGCGTCGTCCGCTTGGGGGGTCTCCCCCAGGTTCGTGACGACCCTGCCAAACGGAGAGGCCGGCCAGGAGGCGTGAAGCCCGACGCGCGGGAAGAGGGGCATTGA
- a CDS encoding D-glycero-beta-D-manno-heptose 1-phosphate adenylyltransferase (D-glycero-beta-D-manno-heptose-7-phosphate kinase), which translates to MNNKVIGRDQLAPLLAEQRRQGRRIVFTNGCFDLMHIGHTRYLQAARNLGDLLVVGVNSDDSVRALNKGTDRPIVPEAQRAEVLAALACVDHVVIFPEPDPGALIATIQPDILVKGGDWSLDLIVGRETVEARGGLVQTIPLVPGVSTTTLVQRIRTSTG; encoded by the coding sequence ATGAACAACAAAGTCATCGGGCGGGACCAGCTCGCGCCCTTGCTGGCGGAACAGCGTCGGCAGGGACGCAGGATCGTGTTCACGAACGGCTGTTTCGACCTGATGCACATCGGCCACACCCGCTATCTGCAGGCAGCCCGCAACCTCGGTGACCTGTTGGTGGTCGGCGTGAATTCCGACGACTCCGTGCGCGCCTTGAACAAGGGCACCGACCGCCCGATCGTGCCGGAGGCCCAGCGGGCCGAGGTCCTGGCCGCGCTGGCCTGCGTGGACCATGTGGTGATCTTCCCGGAACCGGACCCTGGTGCGCTGATCGCAACCATTCAACCGGATATTCTCGTCAAGGGCGGAGACTGGTCCCTCGATCTGATCGTGGGACGGGAGACGGTCGAGGCCCGCGGCGGACTGGTGCAAACGATCCCTCTCGTTCCCGGCGTTTCGACGACCACGTTGGTGCAACGGATCCGCACCTCCACAGGCTAA
- a CDS encoding Transcription-repair coupling factor: MVKKAVQRGRSERRAGGLFHHPAKDIVPPVTPAHLSQWLTPVLESLRTGTSKPCLTGLHGSTAGFSLALLTQNTPSRPLAERSWLVVAKTDDDAERLYRDTLFYRTLCGLSGDDLALFPKWETLPYESTAPHIDLVARRMQTLNRLCTAARTVLFTSIPALTQRVLPALVFTDAILQFQPNGTLERETLVSGLLRLGYRKSSVVEIPGEFSIRGGIVDIYSTAYPDPLRVEFLGDTIESLRLFDPSTQQSTDRIKQAVVLPARELIRPDDAPDALTPLAADAEWHAPSVYGTMDSLLDYFPQPPVLVLDQPNALKAHNAECWQAVEEGYLRHEDRSDPNPYPTPDRLYLTWDQILAATQGYAVLALEPVTEPDPGWNPVVACPAQIPASVGLGLRGTAFSHTLEVLDRLRESGPVVLIARSQGQVGRLLALFGEHDRPAAEWKPSALSSTTTQKAPFSVLNGEVSAGFLSSDFRLVVLTEEELFAKGARHKPPPKSKAATFLSSLEDLNIGDFVVHVQYGIAKYQGLRRLSVQDFDSDFLVLEFAGTDKLYVPLDRLNQVQRYAGADAHVPRLDRLGGTSWAKTTARVKKDIEEMAQDLVDLHANRELVHRTSYGKDSLLYHEFEAAFEYEETPDQRRAIEDITNDMASTKPMDRLVCGDVGYGKTEVAMRAAFKAVEENRQVAVLVPTTLLAHQHYDNFAERFAPFPTRVALLSRFQSPKDTKAILKDTAAGVVDVLIGTHRLLQKDVQFRNLGLVIIDEEQWFGVKHKERLKQLRTQVDVLTLTATPIPRTLQMTMATVRDLSIIDTPPSGRLAIRTQVLRFSEKAIREAILRELGRGGQTYYVHNRVETMERTGAWLQELVPEARIVMAHGQMDSKPLEAVMLKFFHREADILVASAIIQSGLDVPTANTIIVNRADTFGLAQLYQLRGRVGRGGEQAYAYFLVPDEGSLSDDAQKRLTAIQQFTELGSGFRIAAADLEIRGAGNLLGKQQSGHIAAVGLDLYLQMVEQAVQRLRGQVVEEEPDPTLRLSVSAYIPEDYVADSHQRLSLYKRLSSCGQLGDLAMMHGEIEDRYGHPPEPVERLFELMQIRLLAKQLRLSSVVERPQAVVITFDPKATVSEAAVQALMDRYKKRLRFLSPLSFELQMPHEDWSLVFQELNATLQTLHVCGTNT, translated from the coding sequence ATGGTCAAAAAGGCCGTCCAGCGCGGCCGCAGCGAGCGCAGAGCTGGCGGACTTTTTCACCATCCTGCTAAGGACATCGTGCCTCCCGTCACGCCAGCACACCTGAGCCAGTGGCTTACACCCGTACTCGAATCCCTTCGTACAGGAACCAGTAAGCCCTGCCTCACGGGCCTGCATGGATCGACGGCCGGCTTCAGCCTCGCCCTCCTCACGCAGAACACACCAAGTCGCCCCCTTGCCGAACGCAGCTGGCTGGTCGTCGCCAAGACCGATGACGATGCGGAACGCCTCTATCGCGATACGTTGTTTTATAGGACCCTCTGCGGCCTCTCCGGCGACGATCTGGCACTCTTCCCGAAATGGGAGACGCTGCCCTACGAATCGACCGCTCCGCACATCGATCTGGTGGCCCGCCGCATGCAGACGCTCAATCGCCTCTGCACGGCGGCTCGTACGGTGCTGTTCACCTCCATCCCGGCGCTGACGCAACGAGTCCTGCCGGCCCTGGTGTTCACCGACGCGATCTTGCAGTTTCAGCCGAACGGCACCTTGGAACGGGAGACCCTGGTCTCCGGTCTGCTGCGTTTGGGCTATCGCAAGAGTTCCGTGGTGGAAATTCCCGGCGAGTTCAGCATTCGCGGCGGGATCGTCGATATCTATTCCACCGCCTATCCCGACCCCCTGCGGGTGGAATTTCTCGGCGACACGATCGAATCACTCCGGCTGTTCGACCCCTCCACCCAACAGTCCACCGACAGGATCAAGCAGGCCGTGGTGTTGCCGGCCCGCGAACTCATTCGTCCGGACGATGCGCCCGATGCCCTCACCCCCTTGGCTGCGGACGCCGAATGGCACGCCCCGTCTGTCTATGGAACGATGGACAGCCTGCTCGACTATTTTCCTCAGCCGCCGGTGCTCGTCCTGGATCAACCGAATGCCCTCAAGGCCCACAACGCGGAATGTTGGCAGGCCGTCGAAGAGGGCTACCTCCGCCACGAAGATCGTTCGGACCCGAATCCCTATCCGACTCCGGACCGACTGTACCTCACCTGGGATCAGATCCTTGCCGCCACCCAAGGGTATGCCGTCCTCGCGCTTGAGCCTGTGACCGAGCCGGATCCTGGTTGGAACCCCGTTGTCGCCTGCCCGGCCCAAATCCCGGCCAGTGTGGGGCTCGGCCTGCGCGGCACCGCGTTCAGCCATACGCTGGAAGTCCTCGACCGCCTGCGCGAAAGCGGACCGGTCGTGTTGATCGCCCGCAGCCAGGGCCAAGTCGGCCGGCTGCTCGCCCTCTTCGGCGAACACGATCGGCCCGCCGCGGAATGGAAGCCCTCGGCGCTTTCGTCCACCACGACACAGAAGGCTCCGTTTTCGGTGTTGAACGGCGAGGTGTCGGCCGGGTTTCTCTCGTCCGATTTCCGCCTGGTGGTCCTGACCGAAGAAGAACTGTTCGCCAAGGGTGCCCGCCACAAACCCCCTCCTAAGAGCAAGGCTGCCACATTCCTCTCCTCGCTGGAGGATCTCAATATCGGCGACTTTGTCGTGCACGTGCAATACGGCATCGCCAAGTATCAGGGGTTGCGACGCCTCTCTGTTCAAGACTTCGACAGCGACTTCCTCGTCCTCGAATTCGCCGGGACGGACAAGCTCTATGTGCCGCTGGATCGACTGAATCAGGTCCAACGATATGCGGGGGCCGACGCCCATGTCCCCCGCCTGGATCGGCTGGGCGGCACCAGTTGGGCCAAGACGACCGCGCGGGTGAAAAAAGACATCGAAGAGATGGCGCAGGACCTTGTCGATCTCCACGCCAATCGGGAACTGGTCCATCGCACGTCCTACGGTAAGGACAGCCTGCTCTACCACGAGTTCGAGGCGGCCTTTGAATATGAAGAAACCCCCGATCAGCGACGGGCGATCGAAGACATTACGAACGACATGGCTTCGACCAAGCCAATGGACCGCCTCGTCTGCGGCGACGTGGGATACGGTAAGACCGAGGTGGCGATGCGCGCCGCCTTCAAGGCGGTCGAAGAAAACCGCCAGGTCGCCGTCCTCGTGCCTACCACACTGCTTGCCCATCAGCATTACGATAATTTCGCCGAACGGTTTGCGCCCTTTCCCACCCGCGTCGCGCTGTTGTCCCGCTTCCAATCCCCCAAGGACACGAAGGCGATTCTGAAGGACACGGCGGCCGGGGTGGTGGACGTGCTCATCGGCACCCACCGCCTGCTGCAAAAAGACGTGCAGTTCCGCAACCTCGGCCTCGTCATCATCGACGAAGAACAGTGGTTCGGCGTGAAACATAAAGAGCGGTTGAAACAATTGCGCACGCAAGTCGATGTGTTGACCCTGACGGCGACGCCGATTCCGCGCACCCTGCAAATGACCATGGCGACCGTACGGGACCTCTCGATCATCGATACGCCCCCGTCGGGACGCCTGGCGATCCGCACGCAAGTCCTGCGGTTCAGCGAGAAGGCCATCCGCGAAGCGATTCTCCGCGAACTCGGCCGCGGCGGCCAAACGTACTATGTCCACAATCGCGTGGAGACCATGGAGCGGACCGGCGCCTGGCTGCAGGAATTGGTCCCGGAAGCCCGCATCGTGATGGCGCACGGCCAGATGGATTCTAAACCGCTGGAAGCCGTGATGCTGAAGTTCTTTCACCGGGAAGCCGATATTCTGGTGGCCTCCGCCATCATTCAATCCGGTCTGGACGTGCCGACCGCCAACACGATCATCGTCAATCGCGCCGATACGTTCGGACTTGCACAGCTCTACCAACTGCGCGGTCGTGTGGGACGTGGAGGCGAACAGGCCTATGCCTACTTTCTGGTGCCGGACGAAGGCTCGCTCTCGGACGACGCACAGAAGCGGCTGACCGCCATCCAGCAGTTTACGGAGCTGGGATCGGGCTTCCGCATCGCCGCAGCGGACCTGGAAATCCGAGGCGCGGGCAATCTGCTCGGCAAGCAGCAGTCCGGTCACATCGCCGCGGTGGGGCTGGATCTCTACCTGCAAATGGTGGAGCAGGCAGTGCAGCGCCTCAGGGGACAGGTCGTCGAGGAAGAGCCGGACCCCACATTGCGGCTGAGCGTCTCCGCCTATATCCCGGAAGACTACGTGGCGGACAGCCATCAACGGCTGTCGCTCTACAAGCGACTGTCTTCCTGCGGGCAACTCGGCGACCTGGCCATGATGCACGGGGAAATTGAAGACCGCTACGGCCATCCACCGGAACCGGTCGAGCGCCTGTTCGAACTGATGCAGATCCGGCTGCTGGCCAAACAGCTCCGGTTGAGTTCCGTCGTCGAACGACCGCAGGCTGTCGTGATCACCTTCGACCCCAAGGCCACGGTGTCTGAAGCCGCCGTGCAGGCCTTGATGGACCGGTACAAGAAACGGCTACGCTTTCTATCGCCCCTGTCGTTCGAACTCCAGATGCCGCATGAAGACTGGAGTTTGGTCTTTCAAGAACTCAACGCAACCTTGCAAACCCTCCACGTCTGTGGTACCAACACATAG
- a CDS encoding PpiC-type peptidyl-prolyl cis-trans isomerase: MKAQSIVPTTGRATLRFFPCFRGRAPHTPSGRPALGWLLLWLWLSLVPTLPGEAAKLEDRIVAVVNKDLIMLSELKRDLLSDQERLRKLYKGEELERRLKAAEAMAVTKMIERKLQLQAAKNKGLDVSDQEVVQAVAEMKKQGEQIDGADPNTARNVREQLTLMRVVDREVRGVIMVADSEMKRYYQEHQDRFAYPEEYQLSQILIKPRSPDDLSVAQGRAEALLATLKQGESFEELALRFSDGADAARGGRLGLVRQGELIPALEQALTSLKIGEITGIVETPEGLHIVRVDDKKPRQFRPFEQVKAEIQSLVFQQKTEDQYQIWMADLKNKAYIEIKF, translated from the coding sequence ATGAAGGCCCAATCCATCGTCCCGACAACAGGCCGCGCCACCCTACGATTCTTCCCCTGCTTCCGAGGGCGGGCGCCCCACACACCAAGCGGCAGACCGGCACTTGGTTGGCTGTTGCTGTGGTTGTGGCTGAGCCTCGTCCCGACCCTCCCTGGGGAAGCCGCGAAGCTGGAAGACCGCATCGTGGCGGTCGTCAACAAGGACCTCATCATGCTGTCGGAGCTGAAGCGCGACCTCCTGTCCGATCAAGAGCGACTCCGCAAACTCTACAAGGGAGAGGAACTGGAACGGCGCCTGAAAGCCGCCGAAGCGATGGCCGTGACGAAGATGATCGAACGCAAACTGCAACTTCAGGCCGCCAAGAACAAGGGCCTGGATGTGTCCGACCAGGAAGTCGTGCAGGCGGTGGCGGAGATGAAGAAGCAGGGCGAACAGATCGACGGCGCCGATCCCAACACCGCCAGAAACGTCCGCGAGCAACTGACCTTGATGCGCGTCGTCGACCGGGAGGTCCGCGGCGTGATCATGGTGGCGGATTCGGAGATGAAACGGTACTATCAGGAGCACCAGGATCGTTTCGCCTACCCGGAGGAATATCAACTGAGCCAGATTCTGATCAAGCCGCGTAGCCCGGACGACCTCTCCGTCGCCCAGGGGCGGGCCGAGGCCCTGCTGGCGACCTTGAAACAGGGCGAATCGTTCGAGGAACTGGCCTTGCGGTTTTCCGATGGGGCGGATGCCGCGCGCGGCGGACGATTGGGGTTGGTGCGTCAGGGCGAGTTGATTCCCGCGTTGGAACAGGCGCTGACCTCCCTGAAAATCGGAGAGATCACCGGAATCGTGGAGACGCCGGAAGGGTTGCACATCGTGCGCGTCGACGATAAGAAACCGCGCCAGTTCCGCCCTTTCGAGCAGGTGAAGGCCGAAATCCAGTCGCTCGTGTTTCAGCAAAAGACCGAGGACCAGTATCAGATCTGGATGGCCGACCTCAAAAACAAAGCTTACATCGAGATCAAGTTTTAA
- a CDS encoding GTP-binding protein EngB — protein sequence MKLLSAEFIKSCGAPEQFPADRLPEIAFVGRSNVGKSSLINSLLHRKKLAKVSKTPGKTRAVNFFTVRTSDPHLSMLSLVDLPGYGYAKVSKSTRAQWGPLIERYLTQRQTLGAVILLIEARVWMPQDVTTVQWVQSLGCGLIIVLTKADKLRQSEREASLAAVRTACGLSQEVPILLYSAETHEGRDALWGEIRTQFNRLRKN from the coding sequence ATGAAACTACTCAGCGCCGAGTTTATCAAAAGTTGCGGAGCTCCAGAACAGTTTCCTGCGGACCGGTTGCCGGAGATCGCCTTCGTCGGCCGATCGAACGTCGGGAAGTCGTCCCTGATCAATTCACTGCTCCATCGAAAGAAGCTGGCCAAAGTCAGCAAGACGCCGGGAAAAACGCGCGCCGTGAACTTCTTCACCGTCCGTACGTCGGACCCGCACCTCTCCATGCTGTCGCTGGTGGACCTGCCCGGCTACGGCTATGCCAAGGTCTCGAAAAGTACGCGGGCGCAATGGGGGCCGCTGATCGAGCGATATCTCACGCAACGTCAGACGCTCGGGGCGGTGATTCTGTTGATCGAAGCGCGCGTGTGGATGCCGCAGGACGTGACGACGGTGCAGTGGGTCCAGTCCCTCGGGTGCGGTCTCATCATCGTCCTCACCAAAGCGGACAAGTTGCGACAAAGCGAGCGGGAGGCCAGCCTCGCCGCCGTGCGGACCGCCTGCGGGTTGAGCCAGGAGGTGCCGATCCTGTTGTATTCGGCCGAAACGCACGAAGGACGGGACGCGCTCTGGGGCGAGATTCGCACGCAGTTTAACAGGCTGCGAAAAAACTAA
- a CDS encoding Monofunctional biosynthetic peptidoglycan transglycosylase, protein MRKSTGSLFGRMLFWLTVLIGLPAAALALYWLATLPDVAHLATHHPTETALMEARRAQAKEQGRNLRTQFVWVPLTRIAPALQRAVVAAEDASFFAHEGFDWEGIKDAALYNLEVGEFKRGGSTITQQLAKNLYLSSERSLLRKAREALITRSLEHHLTKERILELYLNVAEWGQGVFGAEAASRHHFGKSAKDLTIDEAALLAAILPSPRRYDPIRHTAYLNRRQHHIIRWLERGNGRRSVSLSTNRNVSDAGNASLPEN, encoded by the coding sequence ATGCGCAAGTCAACCGGCAGTCTGTTCGGGCGGATGCTGTTCTGGCTGACCGTACTGATCGGTCTGCCGGCGGCAGCCTTGGCCTTGTATTGGCTGGCGACGCTGCCCGACGTGGCGCACCTCGCCACACACCACCCGACGGAGACGGCCCTGATGGAAGCGCGGCGGGCGCAGGCCAAGGAGCAGGGCCGCAACCTGCGTACGCAATTCGTCTGGGTTCCGCTGACACGGATCGCTCCCGCGCTGCAACGGGCGGTCGTGGCGGCAGAGGATGCCTCGTTCTTCGCTCACGAAGGATTCGATTGGGAAGGCATCAAGGATGCCGCACTGTACAACCTGGAGGTCGGCGAGTTCAAACGAGGAGGAAGCACCATCACCCAGCAACTCGCGAAGAATCTGTACCTCTCGTCGGAGCGTTCGCTCTTGCGAAAAGCCAGGGAAGCCTTGATCACCCGCTCCCTGGAACACCACTTGACGAAGGAACGGATCCTGGAATTATATCTCAACGTCGCCGAGTGGGGGCAAGGGGTGTTCGGCGCCGAAGCGGCGTCGCGGCACCATTTCGGAAAATCGGCCAAGGACCTGACGATCGACGAAGCGGCCCTGCTGGCGGCGATTCTGCCTTCACCGCGCCGATATGATCCCATCCGTCACACCGCCTACCTGAATCGACGGCAGCACCACATCATCCGCTGGCTTGAACGAGGCAACGGCCGACGCTCCGTTTCGCTCTCGACCAACCGGAACGTCTCAGACGCAGGGAACGCGTCGCTTCCTGAGAACTGA
- a CDS encoding Glyoxalase family protein, which yields MPALFHLAFPVHDLAAAKRFYVDGLGCVLGRESSKAVTLGLAGHQLVAHLAAEPTVLQKGIYPRHFGLVLTLEEEWQALADRAKAKGLTFYQQPRRRFAGTPIEHLTFFLEDPSHNLLEFKHYLRESAIFGERDFTAVGDSE from the coding sequence ATGCCGGCTCTTTTTCACCTTGCATTCCCTGTTCACGATCTTGCTGCCGCCAAGCGCTTTTATGTCGACGGCCTGGGTTGTGTACTGGGCAGGGAATCTTCCAAGGCCGTCACCCTCGGACTTGCCGGGCACCAACTGGTCGCCCACCTGGCCGCCGAACCGACCGTTCTTCAGAAAGGCATCTATCCCCGTCATTTCGGACTCGTGTTGACCCTGGAGGAAGAGTGGCAGGCCTTGGCCGATCGCGCGAAGGCCAAGGGGTTGACCTTCTATCAGCAGCCCCGGAGACGGTTCGCCGGCACGCCGATCGAGCACCTGACGTTCTTCCTGGAAGACCCCTCTCACAATCTTCTCGAATTCAAACATTACCTGCGCGAGTCGGCGATTTTCGGGGAACGAGACTTCACGGCAGTCGGGGATTCCGAATAG
- a CDS encoding isoaspartyl aminopeptidase, whose amino-acid sequence MTVAQAACIESALTHGHRLLMAGEPALSAVEAAISLLERSGLFNAGRGSNRQLDGVRRMDASIMEGRDLRAGAVASIEGIVHPITAARLVMENTAHVLLVGRSASLFARHFGLERIPRGSGPRRKLPHHGVRRSALRETLGLHRAIMQAGRIPARTLGKETVGAVALDREGTVAAGASTGGIDVMLPGRVGDTPLIGCGVYADNESGAVSMTGLGESIIRVAVAKEITDLLASGVSPVLSAKRVLRKVVDRIQGAAGVLVLSSDGRFAIRHSTPHMAAGFVGQDGRPVVQGRFA is encoded by the coding sequence ATGACCGTCGCTCAAGCGGCCTGCATCGAGTCCGCACTGACCCACGGACATCGGTTGCTCATGGCCGGTGAACCGGCACTCTCCGCAGTCGAGGCAGCAATCAGCCTGTTGGAACGTTCGGGGCTCTTCAATGCGGGGCGAGGGTCGAACCGCCAGCTCGATGGGGTACGCCGGATGGATGCTTCGATCATGGAGGGGCGCGATCTGCGGGCAGGGGCAGTGGCTTCTATCGAGGGCATCGTCCATCCCATTACCGCGGCACGCCTTGTCATGGAGAATACCGCGCATGTGCTGTTGGTCGGGCGATCGGCTTCTCTGTTTGCACGACATTTCGGGCTGGAACGGATCCCGCGCGGCAGTGGGCCGCGAAGGAAACTGCCGCATCACGGCGTGCGGCGATCCGCATTGCGGGAGACGCTCGGGTTGCATCGGGCGATCATGCAGGCCGGGCGTATTCCTGCGCGGACTCTCGGCAAAGAAACGGTGGGGGCGGTGGCATTGGATCGCGAGGGGACGGTGGCGGCGGGAGCCTCGACCGGTGGGATCGATGTCATGTTGCCTGGTCGAGTCGGCGATACGCCCTTGATCGGTTGCGGCGTCTATGCGGACAACGAATCAGGGGCCGTTTCGATGACAGGCTTGGGCGAGAGCATCATACGGGTGGCCGTGGCCAAGGAGATCACCGATCTGCTGGCGAGCGGAGTGAGTCCGGTCTTGTCGGCCAAGCGAGTATTGCGGAAGGTCGTGGATCGCATCCAGGGCGCCGCCGGGGTGTTGGTTCTCTCTTCCGATGGTCGCTTCGCGATCAGACACAGCACGCCGCACATGGCGGCGGGATTTGTCGGCCAGGACGGGCGGCCTGTCGTGCAAGGCCGGTTTGCATAG